A region from the Marinobacter sp. SS13-12 genome encodes:
- a CDS encoding TetR/AcrR family transcriptional regulator — translation MTSNDTRNHIIHTGADLIGQKGFGATGINAVLTTAGVPKGSFYHYFSSKNDFGLAVIDTFAQEYDTKLDRILNDSSRSCVDRLRDYFDSGRETMTSGEFTRGCLIGNLGQELAGQNETFRKRLDTVFRGWEQRFERCIEEARQAGDVDESVNPADVASFLLSGWEGAILRAKVLKSTEPMDRFVRVFFHQCLGIR, via the coding sequence ATGACATCGAACGACACGCGCAATCACATCATCCACACCGGTGCCGACCTGATCGGCCAGAAAGGCTTTGGTGCCACGGGCATCAACGCCGTGCTGACCACTGCCGGTGTACCCAAGGGGTCGTTCTACCATTACTTTAGCAGTAAGAACGATTTCGGGTTGGCTGTCATCGACACCTTTGCGCAGGAATACGACACCAAACTGGATCGGATCCTCAACGACAGCAGCCGCTCCTGCGTGGATCGCCTGCGTGACTACTTCGATAGTGGCCGGGAAACCATGACCAGCGGCGAATTCACCCGCGGCTGCCTGATCGGCAATCTTGGCCAGGAATTGGCCGGGCAGAACGAGACCTTCCGCAAGCGCCTGGACACGGTGTTCCGGGGCTGGGAACAACGCTTCGAACGCTGCATTGAGGAAGCCCGTCAGGCAGGGGATGTGGATGAATCCGTCAATCCCGCCGACGTGGCCAGCTTCCTGCTGTCCGGCTGGGAAGGCGCTATTCTCAGGGCCAAGGTTCTGAAGTCTACCGAGCCCATGGACCGGTTTGTGCGGGTCTTTTTCCATCAGTGCCTTGGTATTCGCTGA
- a CDS encoding S-(hydroxymethyl)glutathione dehydrogenase/class III alcohol dehydrogenase: MIKSRAAVAFAPNKPLEIVEVDVAPPQKGEVLVRIVATGVCHTDAYTLSGADSEGNFPAILGHEGGGIVEAIGEGVTSLEVGDHVIPLYTAECGKCKFCTSGKTNLCGAVRETQGKGVMPDGTSRFSYKGEPIYHYMGCSTFSEYTVLPEVSLAKIPKEAPLEKVCLLGCGVTTGIGAVLNTAKVEEGATVAIFGLGGIGLAAIIGATMAKASRIIAIDINPGKFDIAKQLGATDVVNPRDYDKPIQEVIIEMTDGGVDYSFECIGNVDVMRSALECCHKGWGESIIIGVAGAGEEIRTRPFQLVTGRVWKGSAFGGVKGRTELPGYVEKAEKGDIPLDVFITHNMPLEDINEAFELMHEGKSIRSVIHF, encoded by the coding sequence GTGATTAAATCCCGTGCTGCGGTGGCGTTTGCCCCCAATAAACCGCTGGAAATAGTAGAAGTGGATGTTGCCCCGCCCCAGAAAGGGGAAGTGCTGGTGCGCATTGTTGCCACCGGCGTGTGCCATACCGATGCCTACACCCTTTCCGGTGCCGATTCCGAAGGCAACTTTCCGGCCATCCTGGGGCATGAAGGCGGCGGTATTGTTGAAGCCATCGGCGAAGGTGTGACGTCCCTGGAAGTGGGCGACCACGTCATTCCCCTGTACACGGCCGAATGCGGAAAGTGCAAGTTCTGCACCTCCGGCAAGACCAACCTGTGTGGTGCCGTGCGTGAAACCCAGGGCAAGGGCGTAATGCCGGACGGCACTTCCCGCTTCTCCTACAAGGGGGAACCCATTTACCACTATATGGGCTGCTCCACCTTCTCGGAATATACCGTGTTGCCCGAAGTTTCCTTGGCGAAAATCCCCAAGGAAGCGCCGCTGGAGAAAGTCTGCCTGCTGGGCTGTGGTGTTACCACCGGCATTGGCGCGGTACTGAACACCGCCAAGGTGGAAGAGGGCGCAACCGTGGCCATCTTCGGCCTCGGTGGAATCGGTCTGGCCGCCATCATCGGCGCCACCATGGCCAAGGCCAGCCGCATCATTGCCATTGATATCAACCCCGGCAAGTTCGACATCGCGAAGCAGCTGGGTGCCACCGACGTGGTCAACCCCAGGGATTACGACAAGCCGATCCAGGAAGTGATCATTGAAATGACCGACGGCGGCGTGGACTATTCTTTCGAGTGCATCGGCAATGTGGACGTGATGCGTTCGGCGCTGGAATGCTGCCACAAGGGCTGGGGTGAATCCATCATCATCGGCGTGGCCGGCGCCGGCGAGGAAATCCGCACTCGCCCGTTCCAGCTGGTGACAGGCCGGGTCTGGAAAGGATCCGCCTTCGGCGGCGTCAAGGGGCGCACCGAACTGCCGGGCTATGTGGAAAAAGCCGAAAAAGGGGACATCCCCCTGGATGTATTCATTACCCACAACATGCCCCTTGAGGACATCAACGAGGCGTTCGAGTTGATGCATGAGGGTAAGAGTATCCGGTCAGTTATTCACTTCTGA
- a CDS encoding ABC transporter ATP-binding protein: protein MSNELRVDNLVTGYGKQEIVHDITVSAPPGQITCIFGPNGSGKSTVIKAIAGLLPAWSGRITLGDTELTGLPVHNMVSKGIVMMPQGGGVFPRFTVMENLRMGGYALNNKQLIEERIESLIADYPNLQRRRNTPAGSLSGGEQMMVAIARALVTDPAFVMLDEPSAGLSPALVHETMERVVGLKERGVGVIMVEQNIREALPVADSVYIFAGGKRKFAGTQEDIRDDNHLMSIYMGGT from the coding sequence ATGAGCAACGAGCTGAGAGTCGACAATCTGGTTACCGGTTACGGCAAGCAGGAGATCGTGCATGACATCACCGTCTCTGCACCTCCAGGACAGATAACCTGTATTTTCGGACCCAATGGCAGCGGAAAGTCCACAGTCATAAAGGCTATTGCCGGTCTCCTGCCAGCCTGGTCGGGGCGGATAACACTTGGCGATACCGAGCTCACCGGATTACCGGTTCACAACATGGTGAGCAAAGGCATTGTGATGATGCCTCAGGGCGGGGGGGTGTTTCCGCGATTTACCGTCATGGAAAATCTCAGGATGGGTGGGTATGCGCTAAACAACAAGCAGCTCATCGAAGAACGCATTGAATCCTTGATTGCTGATTACCCGAACCTGCAGCGTCGCAGAAATACCCCGGCGGGCTCACTGTCAGGCGGGGAACAGATGATGGTGGCCATCGCCCGCGCCCTCGTAACAGACCCTGCTTTCGTGATGCTCGACGAGCCATCGGCCGGGCTCTCGCCCGCGCTGGTTCACGAAACCATGGAAAGAGTCGTCGGCCTCAAGGAGCGAGGGGTCGGCGTCATCATGGTGGAGCAGAATATTCGTGAAGCGTTACCCGTCGCCGACAGTGTTTATATCTTTGCAGGTGGGAAACGTAAATTTGCAGGTACACAAGAGGACATCAGGGACGACAATCATTTGATGTCAATCTATATGGGGGGCACCTGA
- a CDS encoding ABC transporter ATP-binding protein yields MSSASHKAESPEYPPLAIESVSKHFGGITAVDDVSLSAEVGEVVGVIGPNGSGKSTLFSLAAGGQKPDAGKIRLQGIDVTGWPTWKIARTGISRTFQIPSLFLNMTVRDNLLAAAVEGDWKRARERMERTLEMLEISHVVDNLASELSGGQQKLVEFGRVCVRDPKVILLDEVTAGVHPNIRQIILDAIQRLRKTGITFLIIEHDMEMVKEICDRLVVMDQGKVVAEGDFETIASDRNVQQAYLGRT; encoded by the coding sequence ATGTCATCTGCGTCCCACAAAGCCGAGTCACCAGAGTATCCGCCGCTGGCCATCGAGTCAGTTAGCAAGCACTTTGGGGGCATTACCGCAGTCGACGACGTGTCACTCTCCGCCGAGGTTGGTGAAGTCGTCGGGGTTATTGGCCCCAATGGTAGCGGTAAGTCGACGCTGTTCAGCCTTGCCGCAGGTGGACAGAAGCCTGACGCCGGGAAGATACGTTTGCAGGGAATCGACGTTACCGGCTGGCCCACCTGGAAAATCGCCCGTACCGGCATAAGCAGAACCTTTCAGATTCCCTCCCTGTTTCTCAACATGACGGTCAGGGACAACCTGCTGGCGGCCGCCGTCGAAGGGGACTGGAAGCGTGCCCGCGAGAGGATGGAACGTACTCTGGAGATGCTGGAGATCAGCCACGTAGTCGACAACCTGGCTTCGGAGCTTTCCGGCGGTCAGCAGAAACTGGTGGAATTCGGGCGGGTCTGCGTACGGGACCCGAAAGTCATTTTGCTTGATGAGGTCACTGCTGGCGTGCATCCCAACATTCGTCAGATAATTCTGGACGCCATACAGCGTTTACGAAAAACCGGCATCACTTTCCTGATCATCGAACATGACATGGAAATGGTAAAGGAAATCTGCGACCGGCTTGTGGTAATGGATCAGGGGAAAGTGGTAGCGGAAGGCGATTTCGAAACCATCGCCAGCGACCGCAATGTCCAACAAGCCTACCTGGGGCGCACATGA
- a CDS encoding branched-chain amino acid ABC transporter permease: MASKPVLTPKLIIRALLIGAIVIALAVLPAFIDSYTLRIATGALMWAGLACAWNIVGGYAGYISFGHSAFFGIGAYTTAILMQSNIGASFFVTLLPAIILSIAVAVAIGGPTMRLRGAYFAIATWAFAEMLMQLVTVLDFTGGTAGLSLPAYLNEFFFYYIMLIASAASFIGVWLLIERSRFGFRIKALRDDEPAAESLGIRTNLVKVQSFALSAAITALFGSIYAYWTTYIDPYSVMGPEITDQMVVMVLLGGLGTVWGPALGGVLLWITNRYIWSTFGDTVIYLPILGVIIALVVLFLPNGLISLIVGRQRGKELISRILGKL; this comes from the coding sequence GTGGCATCTAAACCTGTTCTGACCCCGAAACTCATCATCCGGGCACTCCTGATCGGCGCCATTGTGATCGCTCTTGCGGTATTGCCCGCCTTTATTGACTCTTACACCCTGAGAATTGCCACCGGGGCGCTTATGTGGGCGGGGCTGGCCTGTGCCTGGAACATCGTAGGGGGTTATGCCGGCTATATCAGCTTCGGGCACTCGGCGTTCTTCGGTATCGGCGCCTACACCACGGCCATACTGATGCAGTCCAATATTGGCGCCTCATTCTTTGTTACCCTGCTGCCCGCGATCATTCTTTCCATCGCCGTCGCTGTGGCTATTGGCGGGCCGACCATGCGGCTCAGGGGTGCCTATTTTGCCATCGCAACCTGGGCGTTCGCCGAAATGCTGATGCAACTGGTCACGGTACTCGATTTTACGGGTGGCACTGCCGGGCTCTCGCTGCCCGCCTACCTCAATGAGTTTTTCTTCTACTACATCATGCTGATTGCATCAGCGGCCAGTTTCATCGGAGTCTGGCTGTTAATCGAACGCTCACGCTTCGGGTTCAGAATCAAGGCATTGCGGGATGACGAGCCGGCCGCCGAGTCACTGGGTATCCGGACAAACCTGGTCAAGGTCCAGTCTTTTGCACTTTCGGCAGCCATCACCGCGCTTTTCGGAAGCATCTACGCCTACTGGACAACTTACATAGACCCCTATTCCGTTATGGGGCCAGAGATTACCGACCAGATGGTGGTCATGGTGCTTCTGGGCGGGCTTGGAACCGTCTGGGGCCCGGCCCTGGGCGGGGTATTGCTCTGGATCACCAATCGTTACATCTGGTCGACGTTCGGGGACACCGTCATCTATCTCCCCATACTCGGCGTTATTATAGCGCTGGTGGTTCTGTTCCTTCCCAACGGGTTGATCAGCCTTATCGTGGGGCGCCAACGCGGCAAGGAACTTATTTCCAGAATTCTCGGCAAACTTTAG
- a CDS encoding alkene reductase, giving the protein MNNVNDALFQPHDIGTLTLPNRVLMSPLTRSRSGQPGDVPNDMNAQYYQQRAGAGLIISEATQVSPQGKGYAFTPGIHSEEQIEGWRKVTSAVHMAGGRIHMQLWHVGRISHTALQPDGNKPVAPSAIKPEGAKTFISADSGMVDVPEPRALETSEMEDIVEQYRQGALNAKAAGFDGVEVHAANGYLLDQFLKSGSNQRSDEFGGSVENRMRLPLMVIEAVIDVWGKDNVGVRVSPTGSFNAMYDEDPEETFGEFAKRLNALGISYLEVVEDSFQGNHANGRPESVIDAIQAGFHGTYIANGAYTAEEARKRIGSGRCDLVTFGRPFIANPDLPERFRQHAELNKWDDSTFYGGDERGYTDYPTLKELETTA; this is encoded by the coding sequence ATGAACAATGTAAATGATGCACTGTTTCAACCGCACGATATCGGCACTCTCACACTGCCCAACCGTGTGCTGATGTCACCCCTGACCCGATCCCGCTCCGGCCAGCCTGGGGACGTACCGAATGACATGAATGCCCAGTACTACCAACAACGTGCGGGCGCCGGCCTGATCATCAGCGAGGCCACCCAGGTCTCTCCCCAGGGCAAGGGCTATGCATTCACGCCAGGCATCCACTCGGAAGAGCAGATTGAGGGCTGGCGCAAGGTGACCAGTGCGGTGCATATGGCAGGCGGTCGCATTCATATGCAGCTTTGGCACGTCGGCCGCATTTCCCACACGGCTCTGCAGCCCGACGGCAATAAGCCTGTAGCGCCATCGGCGATCAAACCAGAGGGCGCCAAAACCTTCATCAGTGCCGACTCCGGCATGGTGGACGTTCCCGAGCCCCGAGCTCTGGAAACGAGCGAGATGGAAGACATCGTAGAGCAGTATCGCCAGGGCGCCCTGAACGCCAAAGCCGCCGGCTTTGATGGTGTTGAGGTACACGCCGCCAACGGATACCTGCTCGACCAGTTTCTCAAGAGCGGCAGCAACCAGCGCAGCGACGAATTCGGCGGCTCCGTCGAGAACAGAATGCGCCTGCCACTAATGGTCATAGAAGCCGTGATCGACGTATGGGGCAAGGACAATGTCGGTGTTCGGGTCAGCCCGACCGGGAGTTTCAACGCAATGTACGACGAAGATCCTGAAGAAACCTTTGGTGAATTCGCGAAGCGACTGAACGCTTTGGGCATCAGCTACCTCGAGGTCGTGGAAGACTCCTTCCAGGGCAACCATGCGAACGGCCGCCCGGAGTCAGTGATTGATGCCATTCAAGCCGGATTTCACGGCACTTATATTGCAAACGGTGCCTACACTGCTGAAGAAGCCCGCAAGCGCATCGGCAGTGGCCGTTGTGACCTGGTTACCTTTGGCCGTCCATTCATCGCCAACCCGGATTTGCCAGAGCGGTTTCGCCAGCATGCAGAACTGAACAAATGGGACGACAGTACTTTCTACGGTGGCGATGAGCGCGGCTATACTGATTACCCGACTCTCAAAGAGCTCGAAACCACCGCCTGA
- a CDS encoding branched-chain amino acid ABC transporter permease, with amino-acid sequence MDLFLQTLVNGILIGGILICLTIGFQLTFGVLHVIDFAVGGWTMLGGYTAYWLVTLAGIDPFISIFLVFALFLLIGRGLGPLIYHVRTSKYARPDLMALAFTFGIFLFMRGGALWLWSYNSRSVDSVLSGQFLSLGPVTIPLMRLSAFLLAMLFSLGLFILLYRSRFGMAVRALAQNHDHAGLMGVDVKRVSAWVYGIYTALTASAGVLIATIYSVNPSVGVRYTLFAFFVAVLAGLGSVGGVLVAGLALGLLEAYVATYIGARYSLLIVFGTLYLVLLVAPKGVLGRGI; translated from the coding sequence GTGGACCTTTTCCTGCAGACACTTGTAAACGGCATCCTGATTGGCGGCATCCTGATTTGTCTGACCATCGGATTCCAACTGACCTTCGGCGTGCTCCATGTGATCGACTTTGCTGTCGGGGGCTGGACCATGCTCGGTGGCTACACCGCCTATTGGCTGGTAACTCTGGCCGGCATCGACCCCTTCATCAGTATTTTCCTGGTTTTCGCGCTATTTCTGCTGATCGGTCGTGGGCTTGGCCCGCTGATTTACCATGTCAGAACCAGCAAGTATGCGCGACCTGACCTGATGGCACTGGCTTTTACTTTCGGCATATTCCTGTTCATGCGTGGAGGCGCCCTCTGGCTCTGGTCCTACAACAGCCGGAGCGTCGATTCTGTTTTGTCGGGTCAGTTCCTGAGCCTGGGCCCGGTGACCATTCCCCTGATGCGATTGTCTGCCTTTCTCCTGGCGATGCTGTTCAGCCTCGGGCTGTTTATTCTGCTCTACCGGAGTCGCTTTGGCATGGCCGTCAGAGCGCTTGCGCAAAACCACGACCATGCCGGCTTGATGGGGGTTGACGTAAAGCGAGTTTCCGCCTGGGTATATGGTATTTATACCGCTTTGACAGCATCCGCCGGGGTACTGATTGCGACCATTTATTCCGTCAACCCCAGCGTTGGCGTTCGCTACACGCTCTTTGCATTCTTTGTGGCCGTACTCGCCGGCCTCGGTTCCGTTGGTGGCGTTCTGGTCGCCGGCCTGGCTCTCGGCCTGCTTGAAGCCTATGTCGCCACCTATATTGGGGCCCGATATTCCTTACTGATTGTTTTCGGAACCCTGTACCTTGTCCTTCTGGTCGCACCCAAAGGAGTTCTGGGCCGTGGCATCTAA
- a CDS encoding type 1 glutamine amidotransferase domain-containing protein produces MKVLMVLTSHDQMGDTGHKTGFWLEEFTAPYYVFRDAGADITIASPKGGQPPVDPNSETDEALTETTRRFEQDAHAKEALASTKKLADVDMNEYDALFYPGGHGPMWDLVNDDKSIALIKTAYEQDKVIGAVCHAPSVFKKVEIKPGQNIVGGREVTGFSNSEEEAVGLSGVVPFLLEDMLKENTATYSKGDDWAPHIVVDGKLITGQNPASSEGAAKAVVQAFQAG; encoded by the coding sequence ATGAAAGTACTGATGGTTCTTACTTCGCACGATCAAATGGGCGACACCGGACACAAGACCGGCTTCTGGCTGGAAGAGTTCACCGCACCCTATTATGTATTCAGGGATGCCGGCGCAGACATTACCATTGCCTCGCCGAAAGGTGGCCAGCCGCCGGTTGACCCCAACAGCGAAACAGACGAGGCGCTGACCGAAACCACGCGCCGCTTCGAGCAGGATGCCCACGCCAAAGAAGCCCTGGCCAGCACGAAGAAACTGGCGGATGTGGATATGAACGAGTATGACGCCCTGTTTTATCCCGGCGGCCACGGCCCGATGTGGGATCTGGTGAATGACGACAAGTCCATTGCACTGATCAAGACGGCGTACGAACAGGACAAGGTTATCGGCGCCGTATGCCACGCGCCATCCGTGTTCAAGAAGGTTGAAATCAAGCCGGGACAGAACATCGTAGGCGGCCGTGAAGTAACCGGTTTCAGCAACAGCGAAGAGGAAGCCGTGGGCCTGAGCGGTGTTGTACCCTTCCTGCTGGAAGACATGCTGAAGGAAAACACCGCCACTTACTCCAAAGGTGACGACTGGGCGCCACACATCGTGGTGGACGGCAAACTGATCACCGGCCAGAACCCGGCCTCCTCCGAAGGCGCGGCCAAGGCCGTGGTACAGGCGTTTCAGGCAGGCTGA
- a CDS encoding amino acid ABC transporter substrate-binding protein, whose translation MNHKFSRRKFLRNSILGTGAMTLGFPALNVNAQEHKIRVGVVTSLSGANRFGGNLTRRGYDLWAEEINKLGGIEIEGKRYPVEMFYGDAQSRPASGADAAERLIIQDEVDVLFGPYTSGVTLAVQPISQKYRVPMISGSAESPNVWLAKPAFNFGMIPAVDLTTDKSMVVLAENLGDRAKTASVIGVDEPFSKETAEGFRKGVEESGLDLLSYELFPAGSDLSAIISKLKSSNPDIVAVGGHEDIFINFVNTAKALNYKPKALIMHYGVTSAAFMKETGAESNGILGVSVWTEGLPYKDELFGTASDYSELSFSRWGTRPDYTEAACSASGLVLQDAARRLGKAPPWDQGTRAELAKAIEDTDIETFYGPVGFAKEGSHYHNNTKPVPAVVQIKSGDVVPVAPENASKGELVYPIPGTS comes from the coding sequence ATGAATCATAAATTTTCCCGCAGGAAGTTTCTAAGGAACTCTATACTCGGCACCGGCGCAATGACCCTTGGTTTTCCAGCGTTGAACGTTAACGCGCAAGAGCACAAGATTCGTGTTGGTGTCGTTACTTCGTTATCAGGCGCAAATCGTTTCGGCGGTAACCTGACACGCCGGGGCTACGATCTATGGGCCGAAGAGATCAACAAGCTTGGAGGCATCGAGATTGAGGGCAAGCGATATCCCGTGGAAATGTTCTATGGTGATGCCCAATCACGACCCGCTTCCGGTGCGGATGCCGCGGAAAGGCTGATCATACAGGACGAAGTCGATGTCCTGTTCGGGCCCTATACCTCCGGTGTCACCCTCGCAGTACAACCCATCAGCCAGAAATACAGGGTGCCAATGATATCCGGTTCCGCAGAGTCTCCGAATGTCTGGCTGGCAAAGCCGGCTTTCAATTTCGGCATGATTCCCGCTGTAGATCTCACCACTGATAAATCCATGGTAGTACTGGCGGAGAACCTTGGCGACCGGGCAAAAACCGCTTCGGTTATCGGGGTTGATGAGCCCTTCTCCAAGGAAACGGCAGAAGGCTTCCGCAAAGGTGTGGAAGAGTCGGGGCTGGATCTCCTGAGTTACGAGTTGTTTCCCGCCGGCTCGGATCTCTCGGCCATTATATCCAAGCTGAAGTCGAGCAATCCGGATATTGTGGCTGTCGGCGGGCATGAAGATATCTTTATCAATTTTGTAAATACGGCGAAGGCGCTGAATTACAAGCCCAAGGCCCTGATCATGCACTACGGTGTAACATCGGCAGCCTTTATGAAAGAAACCGGAGCCGAGTCAAACGGTATCCTTGGCGTTTCCGTGTGGACAGAAGGATTACCTTACAAGGACGAACTGTTCGGAACCGCCAGCGACTATTCAGAACTGTCCTTTTCCCGGTGGGGAACACGGCCGGATTACACCGAAGCGGCCTGTTCAGCCAGCGGCCTGGTGCTTCAGGACGCCGCACGCCGGCTCGGAAAAGCGCCACCCTGGGATCAGGGAACCCGGGCGGAACTCGCCAAGGCCATTGAAGATACTGACATTGAAACCTTCTACGGCCCGGTGGGGTTTGCCAAGGAAGGCAGCCACTACCACAACAATACCAAACCAGTGCCGGCTGTCGTTCAGATCAAGAGCGGCGATGTGGTGCCAGTGGCTCCGGAAAATGCGTCCAAGGGAGAGCTTGTTTACCCAATCCCCGGCACTTCATGA
- a CDS encoding transporter substrate-binding domain-containing protein: MRHLVSCFIAGLFLVVPPASAEDEGHSITVGINHAPPYRIVGDEVVTGLYVDIFNEIADRIGWEVHYVEAPFRRVLLMMEEGKVDVMLGPLKTEEREKMMAFVAPAFPPERKLFFYYHDENRITEYDDLYGKRIGVLAGASYFEKFDTDEELTKEPIARYENLMQMLEMERVDVVVAPELVGRHTVSQLGIDVSESPYQVPGEHSYIAIARNSPVLSLQDQVTQTFEQIRQDGTYDKLVMGYRDHASK, translated from the coding sequence TTGCGTCATCTTGTTTCTTGCTTCATAGCAGGTCTGTTTCTGGTTGTTCCACCGGCGTCTGCCGAGGATGAGGGGCACTCGATAACCGTGGGCATTAACCATGCTCCTCCGTACCGGATTGTGGGCGACGAGGTCGTCACCGGCCTTTATGTCGACATATTCAATGAAATCGCCGACAGGATTGGCTGGGAAGTGCACTACGTTGAAGCCCCGTTTCGCCGGGTGCTGCTGATGATGGAAGAGGGCAAGGTGGACGTCATGCTCGGCCCCCTGAAAACCGAGGAGCGGGAAAAGATGATGGCCTTTGTGGCGCCGGCTTTTCCGCCGGAACGGAAACTGTTTTTCTATTACCATGACGAAAACCGGATCACGGAGTACGACGACCTTTACGGCAAAAGAATTGGCGTACTCGCCGGTGCCAGCTATTTTGAAAAGTTCGACACCGATGAAGAACTTACCAAGGAGCCGATTGCACGCTATGAAAACCTGATGCAAATGCTGGAAATGGAGCGTGTTGACGTGGTGGTTGCCCCCGAGCTGGTGGGTCGTCATACCGTCAGTCAATTGGGTATTGATGTCTCTGAATCGCCCTATCAGGTGCCCGGTGAGCATTCGTATATAGCCATTGCAAGAAATTCGCCCGTGCTCTCGCTGCAGGATCAGGTCACTCAGACGTTTGAGCAGATCAGGCAGGATGGCACTTACGACAAGTTGGTGATGGGCTATCGAGACCACGCCAGTAAATGA
- a CDS encoding thioesterase family protein: MTAGSSFRFRFRVRYGECDAQSVVFNARYADYVDISVNEYIRTLFGDYQNLLDQDLDIQVVSLTVNYRAPARFDDVLEARIKAGRIGNTSFTLHLEFYRYAEELLVAEADITYVLIQPSRMTKTAVPSSIREQLEVGAPGVLVSHAGE; the protein is encoded by the coding sequence ATGACCGCAGGTAGTTCTTTCCGCTTCCGTTTCCGCGTCCGCTACGGCGAATGCGATGCCCAGAGCGTCGTCTTCAACGCCCGCTACGCGGACTACGTGGACATATCCGTCAACGAGTACATCCGCACCCTGTTTGGCGACTATCAGAACCTTCTGGATCAGGATCTCGACATCCAGGTGGTGAGCCTCACGGTGAACTACCGGGCACCGGCGCGTTTTGATGATGTGCTGGAGGCGAGAATAAAGGCAGGGCGCATAGGCAACACCTCGTTCACGCTGCATCTGGAGTTTTACCGTTACGCAGAGGAACTTCTGGTGGCGGAGGCGGATATCACTTATGTGCTGATTCAGCCCTCCAGAATGACGAAGACCGCGGTACCGTCATCCATAAGGGAACAACTGGAGGTGGGAGCCCCCGGCGTGCTTGTCAGTCACGCCGGGGAATAG